The genomic segment GATGTCCATTCACGATTTCAATGAACGGTTCGCTGTCGAGTTGCCGCAAACAGACGAGTACGAAACGATGAGCGGCTTCCTGCAAAAACAAACAGGCCGCATTCCGGAATTGAACGAAGTAATTCATTTCGAAAGTCTCGTCTTCACAATCGTGAAAAAGAGCCAGCGGAGGATTCGGTTGGTGAGGGTACAGAGAATCCAGAAGCCCGCGCCCTCTGACGCAACAGAGGCAGCCGAACTTGCTTCGACAAAGACATGACGACCACGCTTTCTCCTCTTGTCTCCATTGTTACCCCGACGTTCAACAGTTCACAGTTCATTGCCCGGACCTTGAAGTGTATTGCCGATCAATCGTATCTGCATATCGAACACATCATCATTGACGGCGGCTCGACGGATGGCACGCTTGATATTCTCGGACATCAGACACGCGCAAAGTGGATTTCCGGGCCGGACAACGGCATGTACGATGCCATCAACAAAGGAATGAAGATGGCAACGGGCGAGATTGTTGCGTACCTCAATTCCGACGATCTCTATTTCGAGGATACCGTCGGGCGTGTTGTGGAATTCTTCGATCAAAATCCAGACGCCGATCTTGTGTATTCCGATCTCTTGTATATTGATGAGAACGGCGAAAGCTTGTTTGTCCGAAAATATCCGCCGTTCGCGTGGAGGATGTTTGCAGTTCTCGACGGCTCGACCATTCCGCAGCAGACTGCCTTCTGGCGGAGACGTGTGCTGGAATCTGC from the Bacteroidota bacterium genome contains:
- a CDS encoding glycosyltransferase, with the translated sequence MTTTLSPLVSIVTPTFNSSQFIARTLKCIADQSYLHIEHIIIDGGSTDGTLDILGHQTRAKWISGPDNGMYDAINKGMKMATGEIVAYLNSDDLYFEDTVGRVVEFFDQNPDADLVYSDLLYIDENGESLFVRKYPPFAWRMFAVLDGSTIPQQTAFWRRRVLESAGYFDSTFKMAGDFEFFVRAGKNHNVRKLPGKPLAAFRFHEEMQTLNRKRINDEEIERIHRMYGFPPSVRNRLLKQIATLRYKMCNVHRVKDKTASLLSGNKPKYRP